The sequence tagatgaccattttagaaaacatacttccactttgagtttaaccataatttttggatatagtttcatgttcataataaaaataattttctcagaataacaacttttaaatcaaagtttatcatagtttttaattaactaacccaaaacagcccgcggtgttactacgacggcgtaaatccggttttacggtgtttttcgtgtttccaggttttaaatcattaagttagcatatcatatagatatagaacatgtgtttagttgattttaaaagtcaagttagaaggattaacttttgtttgcgaacaagtttagaattaactaaactatgttctagtgattacaagtttaaaccttcgaataagatagctttatatgtatgaatcgaatgatgttatgaacatcattactaccttaatttccttggataaacctactggaaaagagaaaaatggatctagcttcaatggatccttggatggctcgaagttcttgaagcagaatcatgacacgaaaacaagttcaagtaagatcatcacttgaaataagattgttatagttatagaaattgaaccaaagtttgaatatgattattaccttgtattagaatgataacctactgtaagaaacaaagatttcttgaggttggatgatcaccttacaagattggaagtgagctagcaaacttgaaagtattcttgattttatgaaactagaacttttggaatttatgaagaacacttagaacttgaagatagaacttgagagagatcaattagatgaagaaaattgaagaatgaaagtgtttgtaggtgtttttggtcgttggtgtatggattagatataaaggatatgtaattttgttttcatgtaaataagtcatgaatgattactcatatttttgtaattttatgagatatttcatgctagttgccaaatgatggttcccacatgtgttaggtgactcacatgggctgctaagagctgatcattggagtgtatataccaatagtacatacatctaaaagctgtgtattgtacgagtacgaatacgggtgcatacgagtagaattgttgatgaaactgaacgaggatgtaattgtaagcatttttgttaagtagaagtattttgataagtgtattgaagtctttcaaaagtgtataaatacatattaaaacactacatgtatatacattttaactgagtcgttaagtcatcgttagtcgttacatgtaagtgttgttttgaaacctttaggttaacgatcttgttaaatgttgttaacccaatgtttataatatcaaatgagattttaaattattatattatcatgatattatcatgtatgaatatctcttaatatgatatatatacattaaatgtctttacaacgataatcgttacatatatgtctcgtttaaaaatcattaagttagtagtcttgtttttttactatgtagttcattgttaatatactttatgatatgttttcttatcatagtatcatgttaactatatatatatatccatatatatgtcatcatatagtttttacaagttttaacgttcgtgaatcaccgatcaacttgggtggtcaattgtctatatgaaacatatttcaattaatcaagtcttaacaagtttgattgcttaacatgttggaaacatttaatcatgtaaatatcaatctcaattaatatatataaacatggaaaagttcgggtcactacaatcaccaTGACCACCAGTCTGCATTGGCACAACGGGACCAGGTTCAATCATCAACTCCACACTCTCTTTATTTTCATAGTATCCAACAATTTGGGAGTCTTGCGTCTTGTTAAAATAGTCAATCGCCTTCAAGTACACTGGTAAGTTGTCACCCAAAATCTTGAAAACTTCGTCAAGTTTTTTTTCACTGACATGTCCGGGTAAACTGTCGTACACAAAAACCTTCATTTCTTCTAACTTCAACTGAAGCAGCAGGAAATGTTCTTCTTTCCAAAAATGTAATGGGATCAAGACCTGTAACAGACAGGCAGAAAGGTTAAAACAAAacaaggacgcaaggacgcaagataaacCTTGCGAAAACCCAAAacttacgcaaggacgcaaggttaaccttgcgaaaatgggacgcaaggacgcaagataaacCTTGCGTTTCCAAAACACACGCAAGCCGCAAGGTTGAACAAGGACGCAAGATAAACCTTGCGAAAACCCAAAACTTATGCAAGGACGCAAGGTGAACCTTGCGACAacgggacgcaaggacgcaagataaacCTTGCGTTTCCAAAACACACGCAAGACGCAAGGTTGACCTTGCGACAttgacacgcaaggacgcaagggagAACTTGCGTCCAGTAACAACGACGCAAGCTCGCAAGAATGTCCTTGCGTCTGCTCTAGAACAAAAATTTCTGTAAAAATTCTTGTGTTTACCTGATCACAGTCAGCCCAAGATGGATATAGGTCAACACTGCCGTCTCCAAGTCCAATTAAGTACATGTAATCTGGAGGATTTTGGCCAATAATTCCCTCTCCATCTGTTGTAGATTCCTCCTGTGTGCCCACCTCCTTCTGAGTATTGTCAAAATAAGTTTTGAACCTCTCAAACATGTTCATGAATCCCAGTGGCATAATAGTCCATCTAGAACTAGCCTTAAGCACCTCAGCTGGAAACTCAGGAGTGGCATAAACTTGACTGGCTCGGGGGAGAAATCTCTGACGATATCTCAACAGAAATGTAGCCCAGCCGTCAATGTGCTATAAATATAACAAGTTAACATATACAGTGTAACCttagtaaaatttataaattgtataaaattatataaaattaacaaAAGAATAACAAAATAACAAACTTACAAACTTACCAAGTTATCCAAATAACCAGAATGCCTTAATGCCAGTAATCGAAGCCAAAAGTCttgatttataaaaatgaattgcTCATTTTGAAAGATGAACATGCAACGCGTCTCTTGCTTGCTCTCAATCATTGTCTTTGGATCTTTTGCTGGACCTGCATGCTTTCTACCATCTCTCCAGGCATTAGGTGGCGGTGGTTGGAGAGTTCCTTGATCATTTATAAACCTGTCAATCATCCCCCAAATTTCTTCCTCAGTAGCCCAGTCTTGTTCCTTTCTTTTTCTCTTACTCACTTTAACAGGCTGCTTATCAACACTAACCTACAATAATTATGGGAAACAAGGTTAATATAAATTAATTCaaacagacgcaaggacgcaaacataaTCTTGCGTGTGTGGAATAgaccacacgcaaggacgcaagcacaACCTTGCGCCTAAAAGATaacggacgcaaggacgcaaatgaTGGTTTACGCCAGCCAAACTCACCTCTGTTGCTGCATCTGTGTCCATGGGTACCACATCCTCATTAATTTGTTGTTGACCTTGATCTTCTTCAGTCCCTAAGTTTACAGCATTCATGCTTTCCACTTTCTCAATCACATCTTTTGACAACTGAGTAAAATACATAAACAACAGAGTAAACaaacatacgcaaggacgcaaactcAACCTTGCGACAAATCCACGCAAGGACGCAAGTACAACCTTGCGTGCCTAGAAGATAAGACGCAAGAACACTCTTgcgacacgcaaggacgcaaggaatgTCTTGCGTCCGTGACAGTAACAGAAAACAACCTTTAAATAGCCATTGTTTATTGCAATAATTTAACATACAACTATTTTAATTTGCTGGGCTGTACCTTCTCAATGGGTTTTCTGTACCCAGGTGTTGTGAATGGGGACCTTAATACACCAGTTGGCTTTCTTTCTCTGATTCCACGTCGAATGTGCATTGGAGATGGCCTTTCAGTCTCATTATCAGACAAAGATCGATTGAAACACATATCATCATCCTAAACacaataaataacataagtaataaataaatcaataaatcaattcaattaataccaaaataataataaataaatcaacataaatcaattcaattcaatgtacctgatattgttgttgttgttgcgataaaAGTTCTTCGTGTTGCATAACAAGTTTTTTGCAATCAATTAAGTCTTTATCTTGTTTGTCCACCCGCTTTGTCAACAACTCTAACATACGATGTAAATTGTGTACATCGTGAAGGCCCTCTGTATGAACATCTCCTGTTGAATGCTTGTGGTGTGTCTGCTCAGACCCATCAACAACTGGATCATCTGTATCAACTTCATCATCCTGGACCTCAACCTCGATCTCATCTTCTGGTACCTTTCCTCCTCTAAAGTACACGTCACTCTGAATCCACCATTGACAACTCTGCTATGTTTCAGTTGGCTGCAGACCACGAAAAGGTCTCTTTTTCTTGGGACACTCATCCTACAATTAATTATTCATATTAAATAATTATCAAATAAGAATATTAGCAGAAACCAATAATCAAAGACGTAAAGAAAAGCTTGCGTCCGtgtacgcaaggacgcaaacaactCTTGCGTTGAAGAACAaaaacacacgcaaggacgcaaggtccaCCTTGCGTCTACCTTAAAACACACGCATGGACGCAAGTGATACCTTGCGCCCATACCAGAACCTGTCTGTAAACAGATAACAGTTTACAtgtacgcaaggacgcaaacaactCTTGCGTTGAAGAACAAaaccacacgcaaggacgcaaggtagacCTTGCGTCTACCTAAAAACCCACGCAAAGACGCAAGTTATATCTTGCACCCATACCAGAACCTGTATGTAAACAGATAAAAGTTTACCGcgtacgcaaggacgcaaacaactCTTGCGTTGAAGAACAAAaaaacacgcaaggacgcaaggtatacCTTGCGTCTACATAaaaacacacgcaaggacgcaagggatACCTTGCGCCCATAACAGAACCTGTCTGTTAACAGATAATAGATAAACTATGCAACAATTTAGGATAGGCTAACATTTTAAAAATGTAACTAACCTGAATATGTAGGAGTTTAAGGTATTCAGACATTCCAAATGACTCGgcagatgaacgcttccaaaaaagagccctcggtactccattcttgtcaGTCTTTTTTGCAAACGgtttaatggtacgacggtaagactcgagaatccaaatctacaaataaaaaaacaattaatttaatttatgttacatcttaaatattaacattaaataaCAAATGTTCAACCATTTACCTTGAAAGCCCACATAAATCCCGCCAAAGTGTACGCCTTtccactctctaattggctttcacGAATAACAAAACCTTCACTAACCGCTTCGTAAGTTGGCtcccaaatacgagacccccatgggtactgATTAACACGCGATAACTCTTCGACTAGCCATAAAAACTTTTTATTCACAACATGGATCCCTTGTTTACCCATAAAACCTCTCTCTACAATCAAGATAATTGCTAATCGCACCACATCATCGTCACTAATACGGCTGTGATCACATTTTAAAAGCATCTTTTCAACATCACTAATCAAAACATTTTGAgaatctttaaaacccttaaataaaCGTCGTCTAATAGGTGCGGTCTGGACGTCATAATTCTTcgggatgtaatgtgccatgtccgtccgACTACTAAACAAAAAACCCGTAACAAGACAAAATTCACGGCGACCAAATCTAATCGAAAAATTGTTCTGGAAATGAAACCATATATCCTCATGCTCATCGGGGTACTTAACATTATCTAGTCTATCCGGCCGCACACTCTTCCGTTGGAGCATGCAATGTACAAGCCCGGGATCATTACCAaagtattctagatctaaccatggACCGAAACACGTTTCTTTAAACTTTTTAATTTGATTCTCAGTCATGACCTTCTTCACATCCCCTATAACGCTCAACTTATTCTTCATCGTTAACTTTCCTTCCACAAATCCCTGCATAAGTAACAATAAAATCAGCAGAAAGTAACAGGACGCAAGAACGCAAGATAAAACTTGCGTCCGTTTAATTGACCATCGCAAGGACGCAAAGACAAGCTTCTGggacacgcaaggacgcaaagacAACCTTGCGTCCAGTAGCTTTGCATACGCAAGCACGCAAACTAGGTCTTGCGTCTGGTCAATTTCCCTAATTCTACGAGCAGTTAATGTATGTTTCACTCGAACATATAACCCAAAATACAGTTGCATGTCATAAAACAACGGTTGTACTTCGTTAAACACAAATACACCTCGAACAGACATTTCATCGAGCAGTTGGTGTGCACATTTATACAATTCGCATCGAAGATAAAATAAACAGATAACACACACATAAACAACAAAGTAATCACTAACCTGGGTGCTTGCCATCGTTGCAAATTTGATTCCTTGATTATTTGCTTAATTACTTCATGAAAACCCGATTTCTTTTGCGTGAAAACCCTAATACTTCGTGAAAACCCTTGTAGGCTAGTATAAGAAGTCACGGTGGTAGCAAGAGGGGTTAGGTGGTGGTGGAGATGATGAAGGAGGAGAATCTGGTAGTAGTAATTGAAGAGGGTTTGCGTTTGTGCTTGCGTTGTTGCGAATCGCTTGTGTGACTTTATTTGCGTGTTTGCGAATCGGATGAAAGTGTGGAGTGACAGGTTGAAAAATGTCATTTAACCGTAGTTTTTTTAGAAAAGACGCAaacacgcaaggtcgcaaggtcgcaaggtgccttgcgccttgcgagggcattttgtcaattttttttttttttcggctcTGGTGCAAGGGGTAAAAAATATCtgggcattttggtgataaccCCTTTTCCAAAAGACTAGAGCATATGCTCCAAGCTTATTTCAAAAAGTTGGGAAAACTCAAACTATCTTATCAGGTCATCGGACCTAGTTTGGTGACTCGTTTTGTAAACCGTTTCATCTCCGCATTTTGAACCGGTCTCTTCTTGCAGGGTTTTTAGGTTTAGTTGAGACCTTAGGAGCGTCATTGGAAGTTATAAGAATAACATTGACTTTTTCGACTCCCAAATTATTCATCATTTCACTGAAGGCTTCGAAAGGAGTACCTGAAGTGGTAGATGAATCTGCCTCAACCGACTCTGTAATAATGGGCTTTTTCCCATTGGTATTTTCGAACTTAGAGGCGAGGGAAGCAAAATCAATTGCTCCCTTGACACCATCATGATAACTCACATACACCACCTCTTTTGAATCCGATTCCACCAATATCAAAGTTGAGGAATGTGGTCGCGTTTAACAACTAAAAGTATTGTAAAAGGGGTGGATACAATCTTTTTGTTAAAAGTATAATCGTTTAAATAGTTAAGATTAAATTTCATATAAATTAACAAGAGTCAAAGTAATTTTCAACTTATACtcttattgatataaaaatttcaAAGAATCACAATTATCTTAGAGTAGAATGGATAGCCAGTTGATACAGACTATTACATCTCGATAGCTTATAACACACCGAGCATATACAAGTTTTACATAATCGAGTTAATTTAAGCTCTAACACCACTATTTAAAACAGTTGTAGAGCGTATCTATGCTCAGAGAGTCTATTGTCCAAGTATAACTCTATTGACCATTAGTCCAAACTATGTTTGCACTTTGGTCGACAAGTTTAGTAGATAGTTAGTACAAGCACATGGCTTTCTTTCTTGTTCTGTAGCTAATTCAGGAACATCTCAAAAAAGTTGAACATGTTAATTGAATAAATAATTAGAATGTTGTGTTTTCAAGGCGTTGACAGTACATCAATGAATTATGAATGCAAAGTTAGAAACACTAGaacaataataatagataaatCATCAATGCAAAGATGAACACACAGATGTCTAAAAAATGCAGACCTAAAGGATAGTCTGAGCAGTGATCCAGATAAACAGAATCTCAAGGGTGCTGTTCTAAGTGTTACTCAAAGTCCCCTACAAGATTATACAACCTAGATAAACGATACTTACAAGATGAAAAGAACAAAAAAATAAAGAAGAGTACGCCCTGCTCAGTTGAAAGCAAAGAAGAGAGAAATAGCAGCGGAAAAATACGTTTCTTCTCTGGAACAGCCAAGTGAAGAGTGAACAAAACCCTAaccttaatttataaaattaagatTTCTTCTCAATCTTTATCAAACAACCAGGGGAACGTCTTTTAGAAAGATGTAAACACCCACAATCGAACCCAAATagatgaatatcagatgaagaaaagCAAACCCTAGATCGTTGATTGAAGTAATCGAAGAAAAATCACCAACAATCAAGGTGGTCGCTATGATACCATGTAGAAATAAGACACAAACATATAATTCGTCAATCATAGAATATCAATTCTTCATTCAAGAACACACAACCATATGTAAATTGTTACCAAAGTAACAACATCCAACAAAGGTACAATCCTTAATACAGAAACTGAGAATAATAATTAGAACAAATTGAATACTAATTGTATCAAGATGATACAATCAAATTATGATCAGAGAATAAAAAACCGAGGGCAACAGATGAAATAAGAATGAGACGATGATGACGACTGAATGGGCTCTCAAAACCCAAATCGGGTTTATAACATATATGCTTAACCTCTCAAGTAGTCCTTGAACATCCAGATATATTAACAAGGCCCCTCAATTTGAAAAAAATCATTTCTGTTTATAAAACACCACTAAACTTTATTATCTTACAAATCTTCAGTTAAACATTTTAAGTTAGCAAAGTAACGAGGATAAGATTGCAAAATTAACATAATCAATCCTTTTAACACTACTTTAATCATTTTACGTATATTTTCTCCATTATCATTCTCTTTCATCTTTCTTCATTTCCATTCTCTTTAGTCTTAACATGCATGAACCTTAAATAAAATCCGTTATCTTCATCCCCTCCTTCCACTTTCAAAATCAAAATACACTTATGAACTTATTACATTTGtaaattataaaccataattaTAACTATCTATCTATAATCTATTCTATAACATATTATAAATCGTGAAGGTTTTGCTGTCAATCCTTAATTTAATCTTAATCAAGACTCCTGACGTGTTAATCCCTCTGATAATTACAATTAACAATAATGAACACTTAACCATTCCACGCTGTCACAAACTGCACGTTAATTCCCAAAACCTTATTCCACCCGAATTTCCGTCGCCCTCTCTTCTCCTACGGCGATTCTGCATCCCAGTAAAATGATGGAATTAGTAACGCAATATGATTGAGAGTGTTTTATCGTCATCCACACACGCGATTAGGTTCCTAATTTTACCTGCGTTTCTTTGTTTTAGCATCTCAATTCACgattaatcatttatttatttatatatacgttCTTCCGTTAATCGTGATTTATGGTTCTAAAGATTGACAACGATCGGAACAGTCATCGCCATAGGAGATGAGATACGACAACAATAAACTGGATTAGGGTTTTCAAATCGAATTGAAACCTAGATCCTATGTCCACTATATTCTTCCTTATGTTGTTGTCAATCTCCATCAGGTCTGTAGTTTGTTTGTTAATTTAATTAAATTTCCGTAAATTTGATCTAGAGTTTTATTTTCTGTAATGAGTGATTTAATTCTGTAAATACACACGGTAAACTGATTTAGGGTACGTTCATGATTTACTGAAACATCAATTCACGAAATTTGATTAATTGTTTCATCTTCCATTAGCAATTCTCGCAGTATGTCATTCAATTACAATTAACACGATCGATTATGAGCTTAAATTTGACGTTTAGTAAGGTTTGTTTGATGAATAAAGATGTTTCGAttgaataataattatatttttgcaCTCAAGTGTTCGCCTAAATGCTTGAATGAAAGATTGTATGCTTTGTTCATTAATAATAACGTATTAGTGATAAAATTTATGCTACACTTTGTTGATTGCATACATGTGTTTTAGTTTAGCTTATAGAATGATTTTATATTTATCTGGAGACATCTATTTTGTGCGTACTGAGATAATGAACAGTTGAATTGTTCTAGATGCATTACGATTTATGTTTGTTATTACTAACTGAGTGTATTTAGTTAGTAACTGATAGTGACTGATATGGGCTAACTGTTTGTTCCGGATGCTATTACTAACTGTTTCTTCTGGATGCTAAAACTGATATTTTTATCTGGAGACAACTAAGTGTATTTAGCTGGATTGTTACTAACCATTTGTTCTGGATGCTAAAACTGATACGGGCTACTAAGTTTGCTTTTGTGTTTGCCATTTATTCATATGTTTTTCCATCTTATTTTATAACCGATAGTAATAGTATGCATACATATTCCTCAAAAGTAGGATTAATCGATGTTCGATTTTCGGATTTTAGGAGTTTTGATCCACATGAAAATTTTTGCCTCTTATATTGAATGTCTACGTAGGCCGTTATAAATTAATCGATGTAACAATAAACCAATCATTCATTATTTAGGTAGCTAAGGCACTATGTTTAAAGTATATAATTATGTAAATACGTTTTGAAGTATTTAACTGTGTTATATGTGACTAACACAACCCGTTGTAAATGCTTAGTCCCCTGTGTGCTGTTCT comes from Rutidosis leptorrhynchoides isolate AG116_Rl617_1_P2 chromosome 4, CSIRO_AGI_Rlap_v1, whole genome shotgun sequence and encodes:
- the LOC139841098 gene encoding uncharacterized protein, encoding MIQLLMGLSRHTTSIQQEMFIQRAFTMYTIYIDDDMCFNRSLSDNETERPSPMHIRRGIRERKPTGVLRSPFTTPGYRKPIEKLSKDVIEKVESMNAVNLGTEEDQGQQQINEDVVPMDTDAATEVSVDKQPVKVSKRKRKEQDWATEEEIWGMIDRFINDQGTLQPPPPNAWRDGRKHAGPAKDPKTMIESKQETRCMFIFQNEQFIFINQDFWLRLLALRHSGYLDNLHIDGWATFLLRYRQRFLPRASQVYATPEFPAEVLKASSRWTIMPLGFMNMFERFKTYFDNTQKEVGTQEESTTDGEGIIGQNPPDYMYLIGLGDGSVDLYPSWADCDQVLIPLHFWKEEHFLLLQLKLEEMKVFVYDSLPGHVSEKKLDEVFKILGDNLPVYLKAIDYFNKTQDSQIVGYYENKESVELMIEPGPRIIYGREEVDNIGDAKKAAEQYRNRMARTFFRARFDTQEPPPPTPPVEIQVD